ttaatttatttcccttactgagaggtgtctcaccccaaaattttataaacttttcaggagcccctaataggagagcgggaaaagccctgctgatctagtgCTGTTGATCTTCcttctttgaagggtaagttttagtagggttagttggattttgagggaaatgtccctagatcttatttttggaatgtgtatactgaaatacagtggatatagtgattctgatatttatggtattgtgattgatgttttcgtatttatgatattataattgtatgtttcctgctgcttaggcttctattatgtgttctgatgtatccctggtacccatgggttcaggtggattatgatctgctgagatttgtgatattgattttattatattatgaaaaaaaaatgtggaaattaagtaggtcgtcacataCATAGGAAACTCTTCAACTTCTAGCCTTTGATCTCGCATTAATTCTTTAGGTAATCCACCATGACCTTTAATTCTATGACCTTTCATTATCCTTTATCAAATTAGACATATAATATTCATGTGGGACATAGATCACATATTCATACATATTGAATGTCTAAAAGATGATGATTTCTCTAGAGTCTAGGTTATgcccaaaaattttaaaaattgctgGGCTACTAGTCATTATATCAATATTTTTGaagattaaattttgaaattttttaaagtCATTTGAAatggttttttgattttttgaaactaCAGTCGGTATGCTGTTAGTATGCTGTTAGAGCTACAACTAGACTTAGGTtccgaatttattttataacttctACTTTGAATTTGACcacaaaatttggtaggctcatgTTTAACATATATAGTAACACATGGATTTAATTTGGTGATTTTTGAAGCTTGAGAAGATGGTttgttgatttttcaaagtaagtGTTGAATTTTGGGATGAACAGTTCAATTAGTAGTGCTGATAGTCAATTTGAAAAAAACAAGTTTAGTGACCAAATGAtgttgtattaaaaaaaaatttgtctttaaactctaaaaattaaaataagatcATTTCGAGATAAGGTTCATATTTTTCTGAATAGCAGtttattaaatacaatcaaaTTTAGAATTAGACCCTTGAGGGGGTTCAAAGCGAAATTATAATTCAGTTTCTAAATCATGGATTTGTGGTTATCTTGTAATAAGTTAAGGATTTATTAGAAAGTTTTCAATTTCGGAGGAGATCAAGGTAAATGGGTTTGATTATGCCaactttttataaaatatattggagtttttttttttttttgaagaaaacatTTTAATTCTCTTAGGTAAAATATAACATTATGATGTTCTATTGAGAATAAATGTTTTTAGCACGAAAACCGTGTAACATGAACTTATTTTTAAAGTATATTACATGTTTTATGAAACAATGAGCAATAATGATATTTCTATGATGTTATTTTTATTGCATGATTTATATATTAGTATGTTTTAAAACTCTTATGACTTAGAAATTACAAAGTTACATATGCTCGGTATCGTAACTTACAATTTATAGTTTTAGAGAGTGCACTCACACTGATCTATAGAGTGGTTTTTCAGAGCAGTGGATTCGCCCGAGAGCACACCTAATTCTGCATTAGGACTtgataggaaaaatctcacttacagTTATAATTTAACTTAGTTTGGTTGCTCGCCGACTAATTCCgatcttcgaaccgcacaaccctgCCATGGGAGTAAACATAACCCACAATTTATAGTTATAGCCTAAGGGATGTTTTATAGTATACAATATACGGTTACAAAAGTTACAACTATagcttaatgaaaataattttatgccAAAATTTATAAGTGTTTTACAGTTTTACAAATGTAGTTTTGAAACTACGGTATTAAATGTTAACTGTTACATAATTATGGTACAGTAAAACTTATCATGactacacactgatataatcttTCTTACTTATTGAGTGTCGTTTCACTAATTTATTCTCCTACCTTACAGACAGCTTTGAGGAGCGTATTGAGAAACAGATAAAGCAAGCACATGGGTGGGATTTAAGAGAACTGTTTAGAATAAATACTAATATAGTATCAGTTAGAAATGCTTTTATGTTTTGACATTTTTAACAATGTTAATTTTTATGTTGGAGATACTCCTATAATGCAGTTATTTAACACTCAAGTATAAAAAGTTTATTAGATTTTATTTATTTCACCTATTTCTATTTCTTACGTTACTTgtgcaatttttttatttatttatacaaaGTCGCACCTTAGACTCTAAaaggtttggggtgtgacaaatatattcttaaatttttttgaagTCTCTTTTGGGACACCTTGATAGTATGTGTTCCAAggcttttaattttttatttcaaatttaaaagatagatataatttttttaaaaaaactttacTATCAAAcatatgttgatttttttttttaaataaagagaaTGAATTGATAGAATTATGTTTTggagtttgaattttaaaaaattaaacttaaatttgtgtgaattagACAAAATACACTACAAAATTGTATTTAATAGTTTTTCTAATgcatacaaatctaaattcaatgTCTAAAATCCACATGacttaaaaattatgaaattaagtCGTGGACACATGTATGCTCTACGGTTATGAaaaacatttatttttaattcaaaaataaatgtgGAGAAAATAGACCGAGCTTCAAgaatattttaatttgattaaGGTAAAAATCATGAACAATTATAAGGTAGTGTTTGGAAGTATAGGTTTCAaactttgaatttggatttgggtaTATTtgaataatacaattttatactataaTTTATTCAAACCCAATTTAACTCAAAATCTAAGGTCTCTCTAAACACAGGGTAAGAGTAATCTGAACACTCAAAATATTAAACCAAATTAGGAAAATCCATTTTTTTACTAgtatggtttttaatttttttgaaaaacaacaGTAAAGAAAAATTTCTAGAAATTGAAGAGAATTTTAGTTGGATTTGTACAACAGTTATCGTTACAAggttttttgaatattaaaaaattcaaaccaagttgagagaattttctttCTATTATCAGATTGCATATGAAAGGTTTACAGCTTAGACATTAGGAATATAATTTTTAGTTTAGAAAAGCAATTGTACTAatgagtgttaaaacttgatatgaaAGTTAGTTAGAAGGAGGTCCTAGATTTTAGTCTCAGCACCTGTATTTATCcgatgatatttaaaaatttattatgtaATTATCTCTCCATGTGTGGTCGGACTGCACGTGCGAGAAAGTATTAAAACTTGATACACATTATTAGTCCACAacctaaaaatttaaatttttaagtaAATTGATAATCTAACCATGAGTGGACTATGAAGCCTGAAGGTATGTTGTTTAATTAAAATGGCTTTTGCTTTTACTCATTAAGCACCAACTCCCACCAATGCATTTATATTGGACCAACACTTGCTTATTCAAATTTTACACTAGGAGGAAGCGCACTCTCACACATCACTCTTAATTGAGTTGCTGTACCCACTCATGTCATCAAAATACTTTGACCAAAGCATCACCCCCCCATACTTCGGTGAACCCTTTATGGCCGGAAGTATCTGTGATTTCAGCACGTCCGCCGGAACAAACCCACTTTTGGCGGCCCCTGGTGCCGCTGGCAACCCGAAGAACACCGTCGACTTTAGCGAGGATGTCCATCGGTTCCAATAGCTCTTCAGGTTTTGGGTGTTCCCGGAACTATATTGGCAAGGACGATTGTTGTAAAACTGAACCCAAACATAGTCAAAAAGCCCCGTATTAAGGGCAGTCCCCAAAAGTGAGTCCGGAAAAATACACTGCGGGGCTGCAGTTAAGTACACCTTTCGTCCTCTTCTGCTATATTCCGATAAGTACTGGGCCAGATTGTCCCAATACTTCCCGTCCCCTAGTTCAATGTCGAAGTCGATGCCGTCTAAGACGGCATCACCTAGGGGACGGGAAGAGGACTGTCCACCTAAAAAATTGTTCCATAAATAATCTGCGAAGCTTTTGGCCTCTGCGGGGGAGGCTAGGGAGTAGGGTCCAAAGCCGCCCCCGAGCGAGAGCATGACCATAACTTGGCGGCTTTGGCAGCTCCTTATACCATTGCTCACGGCCTTGCAACTGCCACCCGCTGGGTTGCAATGGCTTGCTAGGTTGATTTCGGGGGTGCGCCCATTCCCAAACTTGTTCAAGAAGGCTATGTTTACGAATGCATACTTTCCGGTGGCGCACGTGGCGGCAAGGGTGCCCTCGTTGCCATTTTGGCCCCAGTAGACGGCGATGCCACCGGAATGAGAGGGTTGTACCATTGCAAGAAAAATTAGAGAGAGGAGTACCGCTAGGGTTTTGGAAAGTTGaggtagtagtagtagtaggaCTTGGGCCATAGCTGCTAGTGCTAATATTGCAGAGTGGGGTTTTAGGGTGTAGTGGTATAAAGCAGAAAGGAAATGTTGCTTTTTGTAGAGGAAATGTGAACTGCACAGGATTGTCTTaggcctaaaaaaaaaaaaaatgttaaccCAATTGGTGTGGAAGTAGGACTTGGTCATTTTGAAGGTCTGGTAAAGGGTCAAGGAGTGCGGCTTCAAGCTGGTGAGAAAGGGATGACTTGACCCATAACCCCATGCCTAGATTTGGACTCATCTTGAATTAATGCAGCAGACAACAAAATTCATTGTGAAATCTTCTTTCGTGTGATGCAACTAATATCATCATATAAGCAAAGTCTGTCAGCTTGGTTGATGAATTAGTacattttgatttaaaataaatttaaaattatttattattcaatgggtataaattaataaaaaagagTTTTAACGATCGTCACTAATTTATTTTGCTCTTTAatttttcatcatatttcatTTTATCTGAATAGTATTTAGTATTTCGATATATTATACTCGAATCAATGTCTCAAGACACAAATATGAGCTCTGAGTCTTAGGACTCCCCTTCTCACATGTGGAATTTACTCATGTCTTTACCCAAGAAACTGAGATtataattattttcaattttatattttaaaagatTACGAATAAACCCCCCACAATGGCTCTATTTAGACTCATTAATAGTTAAAAGTTCAAATCAAGTAATTATTTGCCTTGAGAAGGGTGAACTTTAAAAAATATCCCTCCACTCATATATCAATTGAACCTTGAACAAGTTTGAACAGCCTGAAGAAGGATAAGCTTAATTCAAGAAAATATCTCTTGATGTAAACAATTGAACAAGCCCTGAAAATGACCTAAATCATTTATGGGAAATTTTTTTATGACAGAAAAAATTCCTCATTGAAGAACAAGATAACAATATTTTTCGATACATTGTAACAGATGAATTCGATTATAAATCAACTATTTTTATaccaaatacaaattcaaatcttgCAATATCGATTGTTCCAAAATACCAAAATgatctttgtttttgtttttttttttggaatcccAGGTTAATGAGATGATCATTTTTAagaagataaaatgatcaaatttGAACATAAGAAGATAGGAGGAAAAGGATAAGAGAAAATGATATAGGGAAATGGACCTACTTTGTCATTTGTGACAACTTCCAGGAAATGCACTGCAGACTCAATccatgatgtctaatttcaatctTGTCTTAGAGGTACTTAATAAGAGTTGACTTCAATGAATCATAGAGAATTCGAGGGTAGATTTGACTACCTTAACTATGACAAAATATTTTGAAGATGTTATGAACAAGACAAATTTTTGATTATCGACAATATCTTTTGTTttgtaaaaaaaatgaaaaaaaaaaaatttgagcccAATTGTCAATTGCTCCTATCGTAAGTAGGATTGGCTACGCATTTGAGTCAAAGCACATAGGTAAACATATATGCATTTgcaggaaaaaaagaaaaaagaaaaaaacttctTCGTATTGATAGAataaaaaaatgatgatatgcagGATCTACAATGTTTTTAGTTTCAGGTTTGAGTTCAACTAATGAAAACATTTTAAGCTATTTTGCTAATTGATTCTCCTTTATGCGTGTGCACCTTGTCTgcactcttttttttttaggtaATATCCTGGGTGTCCACGTCCGTTTTTACGGTctgtgactaatcccacgcctcaTGGAGTGGCCCCACAACACCATGAGGAgataaattcaggagtccaggagAAGAATCGAACCCGGAAGGTGCATTGTTGACCTTGTGAGAGGCACTCTCAGAATCCGACCTTACCACCTGAACCACGCCCTGGGGGCCACCGTGTCTGCACTCTTGTATGTGGAATTAAGGTGTTAGGCTCAATGAATTGTTTGGATTCATTTGAAcccaaaattttattttagataagaaagataaaaaaagaaaattattttctattttatattctttatatcaaatactattgaaaataaaattttattttaatacgattaaaaattttgaaataaaaattaaattgatgatgcgtaaaattaaaattttattccttaattttttatatatttattttctttctcacttttcttcataaataaataagaaaaaactgaattttatattttatttatttcgtTTTTATATATTTTCCCAGTTGATTAATCAATGAAAGAAATCAttcaaggtaaaaaaaaaaaggaaattaattaaacaaaatgaTATTTAGTCTTGCCGTGgactaatttttccaaaagataaGGAATGATAATAGGTCAATTTAAAGCAATTCTAGATGAAACTGGAAAACCATGAGAGTTTAATTTTCCACAAGGTCCCATTTCTTGGAAGTTGTGTCACAATTAATTCCACATTGATGTCTAAGGTTCTCATTTTCTTCCATTTGAGTTATGTCTCCTTAAGATTTTGAAAGGACTTTTTGGCTCTAAAGTCCATTGGTGTCTTCATCTAATAACTCAAGCAAATAATATATTTAAGCATAGATCTAACTTACATctcaataaattatttaaaatttatcctAACTTATACAAGAATAAATTATTAGGTTAAGCGGTCTAAGCACGTTATATTTTAAAGaatgagttatatatatatatatatatatgaattttgtatgattttgaataaaaaatttaaagtttaatttaaaTATTCCTAAAATTACTttatattatttcaaaatttaggaATATAATTGTTTGTTTAAAATATGACGTGATTAGATTGTCTAACCTGATAATTTCTTCATATACCAAAAATTTCATAATTAATATGGTTAAAAGGTTGTCATCGTTAGCATACAAAATTTCATGATTTATTTAGGTttttaaaaagtagaaaatactatcatttttttttttagtttttgagaTTTACAtaggtagaaaataaagaatttgtttagtcgtagaaaatattttttattttttatttctagggtttcaaataataacaaaaaaagatacattttttttttgttttttaaaaattatataagaaaatAGAAATCAACAAATCAACAAAAATTTATTAACTTTCCTATACaaattattttccacaactaagaAAACCCTTACTCTTTAGATTCTTTTTgagacttgaaaaatatttaaaaagaaaaaaaatcaaatatacgaAAGGAATCTATTTCTTTTATATTGGActttcaagaaaaatgaaaaagaaaataaaatatacgaCATGATTAATgcttacttttaaaattttttatcatactaaaataaatttttagctGTAATAATCTTTGATATAaagaaaaaatacaatttatttttccaaaatttcctTTCGTTTTCTTTTATTCAAACAGGGTCTTACCGTACCATCTGGAAGTCTTTGGAATTTTGGATCTGAAAGATGGATCGGTGTTGACTGTTGATGAAGCTGCTCATAGCTAGAGATCCATTCAAGAGGAATGAGATCTTTCAGTTCTTCTCTAGGGATTTgtcgtgtggtatcagagccatgtcctTGCCTGGAGTCCAGGGAAAAGTTTAGGCCATAGAAGTAAATTATAGAAGCACCTCGGTGCAAATAGCTGAAAAGGGGAAATTCATTAACCATGGATTCTCATTCACAAAGTTCAGAAATTACACCTGCTCGACtctcttcttccatctctctaCCTTCCACTATCAAGAAAACCACTTCTTCAAAGATTACAAACCTAGTAGAATACTCGTACATTCCTGATTCTGCACAGATACAGGAAACCTCTCTCCCTCTTGTAAATCCTTACAATATATTCAGAAGAAAAAAGTCTTTAGCCAATCAAGTATGTACACTTCTCATCTCTCACAACCGACCACAAGTCAAAGAGTTTGTACAGACAACCGCTCTTGACAAGTGTCTCATTCCATCTTCAACCAAAGAACAGTATGTCGATCTTGAGCTCGATCAAGATCTCATCAACCAGTGGATACGAGAAGGCTACACGCATCTTCACTTTGGTGCTGTCAGATTCCTTCTGACACTCCATGGCAGAAAAGGTCTTCCGGTCACCGCTAGAATCACTTTGCTGAATACAACGTATACGCAGTATGAACATGCAGCAATCGGTACCTCGCTAACCACTCTCCAAGCTGGTAGCGTGTGTCTCACTTTCTTTCCCAACTTCAACATTCCTCTCAGAGACAAGAACCTGAGGAACTGTATGAAGGTTCAACTGCAAATCACTGGCGCTCCACAAGTCTCATCAGCCTACATGGCTACTCTGCATCATCAACTGATCTACAGACTCCAAGATCACGCCGTTGATCTTCCTTTACCAGGACAGTCTGAAGATACCATCCTGATCACTGCGGAACGAGAAGATGACTTTCCAACCATTCTTCAGATCCCACGTCAAATTCCTAGAGAAGAACTGAAAGATCTCATTCCTCTTGAATGGATCTCCAGCTATGAGAAGCTTCATCAACAGTCACCACCGATCCATCTTTCAGATCCAAAATTCCAAAGACTTCCAGATGGTACGGTAAAAACAGTGTTCAACCCGAAAGATACGGCATCATCTAGTACACCTCCGGTGTTCCAGTCACTAATGATAAGACCTGTTACTTTCGAGGATGACATTCCAGTCAGTCATGTTGAAGCAGACGGATCTCCTATCTACACAGACAAGATCGAAGGTCACTTCATTTGGGATGTTGACCCATCCATGTGCGATCCAGACTGCTCATGTCGCCAAACACAAAAAAGAGAAACTAAACCATCCTGCAAACCGCTTTCTCCTAACAGAAAACCCGATGACCCATCCAGCCCATGGATAGGCATCCGACGCCCAGATCCAAAACCAAAACCTTTGTGGATCTACGATAGAGCCCTTGAAATTCTTCGAGAAGAAGGTCTCCTTCCTCCTGAAGAACCTGAACCAGAACcctatcaaactccaatttccaaACTTCCAGAAACCCAGCCAATCCCTTGTTTTATGGCTTCTCCATATGACAAACAATTTCCTCCTTTGGAACCCAGAACATATGATTCCAACCTCCACTCTAGACCATTCATCCAACCCTCTGAAGTTCAACCAGACGGATCAAGGAAGCTTCCATCACAAGCTGAGCAAGTTCTGAACTGGCAAACCCAGAATGCTAGAACACAGAACACGACGCTGAATGCCATTGACAACAAAGTTGACAGACTAATCAACCATGGTGCTCAGATGAATCAACGATTTGACACCCTTGATTCCAGAATTGAAGCATTATATGATGATCTTAAAAGGAGAATTGATGTTCTTAGTTCTGAACTTAGACATTTCATCTCTAAAGGTTACTTTGGCTCATTATTCAgtgctaaagaagaagaaatcagaagACTCAGAGAAGAAGTATCACAGATTGAACGAGAATATCGGCCAGCTTCCACACCAACCTATACACCTAAAGCCTTTCCGTATTCTCCATCATATTCCTTCATTCCTCAATCACCACCAACACCATCTTATAGACAGCCTGATTATTCCAAACACTTCAAATCTACTGCTGAAATCCTGAGAAAACATTCCCTTATTCCAGCAGCCCCTGTTGTTCGCAGATCTCCAATCCCAGCAAATCCTTTGCCACCTGAACCTATTCATCAACCTCCTGAACATGTTGATCAGAAGCTAAAAAGCCCATTTGTTTCACCCGATCAATCTCCATCCTTTCTTGCTGATCCAATTCCTGAAATTCCTATTGAAGAtaacagtgatgtttccactgaaACTGAGACATCATCCTTATCCACGGATCAAGAGATCACTGATCTCACCAACATGATGATGGCATCACCCACAGAACCAGGATCGTCCAGAACTCAAGAATTCCATGACGAGTCCGATACCACAGTCCCTATTGTGGAAGAACCCTCGGAAGCCACCTCGGCTCCTCCTCAATCGGCTCCTCATCATTCAAACAATAATTCATGGTTCTCTTTTGACGGATTACCTCCAACAAAGTGGAGAGACAGAATTGGTGAATTCGGTGCATGGATTGATCTCCAACTCTCAAAGCCAGGGAACACATTACAATCAGTTCTTGTTGAATTTACATCCAGATTTACTGGTACACTAAGAGATTGGTTccaaagtcttggtgaattcaGACAAGTTACGTTCATTAATTCCCAGATTCCCTCCTTTGCATTGGGAACACTCTACAGAGAATTTGTTGGTGATCCAGACATTCACGCCAACGTTGTTCgtcaagaatattttgaaatgagatgttgcTCTTTAAAGAAGAaggatcttgattttcattatcagAGAATGTCTAAAcggtattatcttcttggtggatttcatgATGATAATCTTAGACAAGTTTATATCAATTCATTACCAGAAGATATCCAGCCAGACTTACAGAGAAAGATCGCTTCACTCTCTCGGCCTCTCAAAGAAATCTCTCTTGGAGAAATTCATCAGCTGGCACTCACAGCCCTTGAGAAGTTATGTGACACTCATCAACTGTTCTCAAAGATGATCAAGCAGAACCATAAATTCACAAAGCAATGCAAAAAGCCCTACTtacagatcaaatgcaaagagAAAAATTGCATCTGTAGTCCCAAAAAGAAAAAGCATTTCAAAGACTACGGTTCTGACAGACTTTCAAAGAAAGATcacagaaagaagaaaagattcagattcttcaagaagaagaaCAGAAGAGGATATGACAAATCTCCTCGCTGCTTCATTTGCAAGAAGAAAGGACACTACGCAAAACAGTGCCCAAAgaacaggacaaaatctgcaaagcttgctCAACAGTTACAAAATGAAGAATTAGATGCAGACGCAGAATCTATTCTTTCAGAGCAAGAAGAGATGACAGAGGAAACATTTCTCGTCCTCACTGATTCAGAAACTTCTGATTCAGATAATGATTATCAGACAGATGAATCTCTTCAGATTTAACCTGTCCAGCCTGTTCTATTCTCCCAGAATCCTCAAATCAGTCCTCATGTCCAGATCCAGCT
The Malania oleifera isolate guangnan ecotype guangnan chromosome 13, ASM2987363v1, whole genome shotgun sequence DNA segment above includes these coding regions:
- the LOC131146796 gene encoding acidic endochitinase-like produces the protein MAQVLLLLLPQLSKTLAVLLSLIFLAMVQPSHSGGIAVYWGQNGNEGTLAATCATGKYAFVNIAFLNKFGNGRTPEINLASHCNPAGGSCKAVSNGIRSCQSRQVMVMLSLGGGFGPYSLASPAEAKSFADYLWNNFLGGQSSSRPLGDAVLDGIDFDIELGDGKYWDNLAQYLSEYSRRGRKVYLTAAPQCIFPDSLLGTALNTGLFDYVWVQFYNNRPCQYSSGNTQNLKSYWNRWTSSLKSTVFFGLPAAPGAAKSGFVPADVLKSQILPAIKGSPKYGGVMLWSKYFDDMSGYSNSIKSDV